One segment of Chionomys nivalis chromosome 3, mChiNiv1.1, whole genome shotgun sequence DNA contains the following:
- the Eif2b5 gene encoding translation initiation factor eIF-2B subunit epsilon, whose amino-acid sequence MAATETLPGTAAARANKRGGGGQGGGGTQGTEEEPPPPLQAVLVADSFNRRFFPISKDQPRVLLPLANVALIDYTLEFLTATGVQETFVFCCWKASQIKEHLLKSKWCHPTSPNVVRIITSDLYRSLGDVLRDVDAKALVRSDFLLIYGDVVSNINITKALEEHRLRRRLEKNVSVMTMIFKESSPSHPTRCHEDNVVVAVDSATNRILHFQKTQGLRRFSFPLNLFQGSGDGVEIRYDLLDCHISICSPQVAQLFTDNFDYQTRDDFVRGLLVNEEVLGNQIHLHVTSREYGARVSNLHMYSAVCADVIRRWVYPLTPEVNFTDSTTQSYTHSRHNIYRGPQVSLGHGSVLEENVLLGAGTVIGSNCSITNSVIGPNCHIGDNVVLNQAYLWQGVQVAAGSQIHQSLLCDKAEVKERVTLKPHCVLTSQVVVGPDITLPEGSVISLHSPDAEEDEDDGQFSDDSGANQEKEKVKLKGYNPAEVGFEGQGYLWKAADMNTTEEEELGQSLWGLTINMEEESETESERSVDSEELDSRAGSPQLDDVKVFQNEVLGTLQRGKEENISCDNLVLEINSLKYAYNISLKEVMQVLSHVVLEFPLQQMDSLFDTNRYCAMLLPLLKAWSPVFKNYIKRAADHLEALAAIEDFFLEHEALVTSMAKVLMAFYQLEILAEETILSWFSQRDITDKGQQLRKNGQLQRFIQWLKEAEEESSEDD is encoded by the exons ATGGCAGCCACTGAGACGCTACCTGGGACTGCGGCCGCCCGAGCGAACaagcgcggcggcggcggccagGGCGGAGGAGGAACCCAGGGTACGGAGGAGGAGCCGCCGCCGCCCCTCCAGGCCGTTCTAGTGGCGGATAGCTTCAATCGCCGCTTCTTCCCCATCTCCAAGGACCAGCCTCGG GTCCTCTTGCCCCTGGCCAATGTGGCGCTAATCGACTACACTCTGGAATTTTTGACCGCCACCGGTGTGCAGGAAACCTTTGTCTTTTGCTGCTGGAAGGCTTCTCAGATAAAAGAACACTTATT GAAATCCAAGTGGTGCCATCCTACATCCCCCAACGTTGTTCGAATAATTACATCAGACCTATACCGATCACTAGGAGATGTCCTCCGTGATGTCGATGCCAAGGCCTTGGTGCGCTCTGACTTCCTTCTGATATATGGAGATGTCGTCTCAAATATCAACATTACCAAAGCCCTAGAGGAACACAG ATTAAGACGCAGGCTAGAAAAGAATGTATCTGTGATGACGATGATCTTCAAAGAGTCATCACCCAGCCACCCTACTCGCTGCCACGAGGACAATGTGGTGGTGGCTGTGGACAGTGCCACCAACCGAATCCTGcatttccagaagacccaaggcCTGCGGAGGTTTTCTTTTCCCTTG AACCTGTTCCAGGGCAGTGGAGACGGAGTGGAGATTCGCTATGACTTGCTGGACTGTCACATCAGCATCTGCTCTCCTCAG GTAGCTCAACTCTTCACAGACAACTTTGACTATCAAACTCGAGACGATTTTGTACGAGGCCTGTTAGTGAATGAGGAG gTCCTCGGAAACCAGATCCACTTGCATGTGACAAGTAGGGAGTATGGTGCCCGGGTCTCCAACCTACACATGTACTCAGCCGTTTGTGCTGACGTCATCCGCCGATGGGTCTACCCTCTCACTCCAGAAGTGAACTTCACTGACAGCACCACACAGAGCTATACTCATTCCCGACACAACATCTACCGAGGGCCTCAAGTCAGCCTGGGCCACGGCAGTGTCCTGGAGGAAAATGTGCTTCTGGGAGCTGGCACTGTCATCGGCAGCAACTGCTCCATCACCAACAGTGTCATTGGCCCTAACTGCCACATTG GTGATAATGTGGTGCTGAACCAGGCCTACCTGTGGCAGGGAGTTCAAGTGGCTGCTGGATCACAAATACACCAGTCTCTGCTCTGTGACAAAGCTGAAGTCAAGGAACGAGTTACTCTGAAGCCACACTGTGTCCTTACTTCCCAG gTGGTTGTGGGCCCAGATATCACGCTGCCTGAGGGCTCGGTGATCTCTTTGCACTCTCCGGATgcagaggaagatgaagatgatgGCCAGTTTAGTGATGATTCTGGGGCTAatcaggaaaaggagaaagtgaagctGAAAG GTTACAATCCAGCAGAAGTAGGCTTTGAAGGCCAGGGATACCTCTGGAAAGCTGCAGATATGAACACGACGGAAGAGGAGGAACTAGGGCAGAGTCTGTGGG GACTCACCATCAATATGGAAGAGGAAAGTGAGACTGAGAGTGAGCGAAGTGTGGACTCTGAGGAGCTGGACAGCCGGGCCGGGTCCCCTCAACTGGATGACGTCAAAG TCTTCCAGAATGAGGTCCTGGGAACACTGCAGCGAGGCAAAGAGGAGAATATTTCCTGTGACAATCTAGTCCTGGAGATCAACTCTCTCAA GTATGCCTACAACATTAGCCTGAAGGAAGTGATGCAGGTCCTGAGTCATGTGGTCCTGGAGTTCCCCCTGCAGCAAATGGACTCCCTGTTTGACACAAACCGCTACTGTGCCATGCTGCTTCCT CTGCTCAAAGCCTGGAGCCCTGTTTTTAAGAACTACATAAAGCGAGCAGCTGACCATTTGGAAGCACTGGCAGCCATCGAGGACTTCTTCTTGGAGCATGAAGCTCTTGTTACTTCCATGGCCAAG GTTCTGATGGCTTTTTATCAGCTGGAGATCTTGGCTGAGGAAACAATCTTGAGCTGGTTCAGTCAAAGAGACATAACTGACAAAGGCCAGCAGTTGCGCAAGAATGGGCAG CTGCAGAGGTTCATCCAGTGGCTgaaagaggcagaagaggagTCATCTGAAGATGATTGA